From the Nitrobacter hamburgensis X14 genome, one window contains:
- a CDS encoding MAPEG family protein, whose amino-acid sequence MSVQAVLLPVFVLIGLAFALLMGMAVARTRSLRSGETRFEDIALREPNWSMRATQIANCFSNQFEVPVLFYVLIALALPLRHADLVIVLLSWVFVITRFVHAGIFVTSNNVPRRGMVWFAGVVVLLAMWIYFALRTLLV is encoded by the coding sequence ATGTCTGTTCAAGCGGTTCTGCTGCCGGTGTTCGTGTTGATCGGACTGGCGTTCGCGTTGCTGATGGGGATGGCGGTGGCAAGGACGAGGTCTTTGAGGTCGGGCGAGACCCGGTTCGAGGACATCGCACTCCGCGAACCGAACTGGTCGATGCGCGCCACCCAGATCGCGAACTGCTTCAGCAACCAGTTCGAAGTGCCGGTGCTGTTTTATGTCCTGATCGCGCTGGCGTTGCCGCTGCGTCACGCCGACCTTGTCATCGTGCTGCTGTCGTGGGTATTCGTCATCACACGGTTCGTCCATGCTGGCATCTTCGTGACATCGAACAACGTCCCGCGGCGTGGAATGGTATGGTTCGCGGGAGTGGTGGTGCTGCTGGCGATGTGGATTTATTTCGCCCTGCGCACCCTGCTCGTGTGA